From the Bacillus sp. SM2101 genome, one window contains:
- a CDS encoding DNRLRE domain-containing protein, producing the protein MENNLSKRIVLIGVCCIMVLTLFLTSFKNNDQANAASTSFRFVVMGDSRGASDGINETTLRSLLTEVQNITPQPEFILFTGDQVMGGSDVAQELSDWNNIVDDYFPLNKYYPALGNHEDDETIFSNAFTHLPSNQLSGYKRSAYYFDYGNVRFITLNSNRKDNRGNYVVDSYQRDWLESVLDNNGKIHNFVQFHVPAYPIGAHYGRSLDANDRERDALWDIVDKYNVTAVMTGHEHNYNRRKINSSFNDNGYSFGNSIYQLTIGGAGAPLSSTVRDSKNVEVGPLSSYHYMIVDVAGEIASFKLYDINSNLLDSFTVERNSDSTSSTTTSEFQNGLYPTSTYEGAIDSYLSEQNPTENFGSVQSLLVDGDDPSNSSKNKYALIKWDISTIPNNKNVVSANITFNITDGSSSSYEIYGLKRDWSESQVTWEQSTNNSNWDVPGAGGMTDRESSIIGTITASNSGAHTIHLNESGISIVQSWIENPLMNAGIIIANSNNRNGIDISSSETSDEGLRPKLTIDYE; encoded by the coding sequence ATGGAAAACAATTTAAGTAAGAGGATAGTATTGATCGGTGTATGTTGTATCATGGTTTTAACATTATTTTTGACTTCTTTTAAAAACAATGACCAAGCAAATGCAGCTTCTACATCATTTCGGTTCGTAGTGATGGGGGATAGTCGAGGCGCTAGTGATGGAATTAATGAAACAACTTTACGTTCATTGTTAACCGAGGTTCAAAATATAACTCCACAACCTGAATTCATTTTGTTCACAGGTGATCAAGTTATGGGTGGATCCGATGTCGCTCAAGAACTATCTGATTGGAATAACATTGTAGATGATTATTTTCCGTTAAACAAGTATTATCCAGCACTCGGTAATCATGAAGATGATGAAACTATTTTTAGTAATGCTTTTACCCATTTACCTTCGAATCAATTATCTGGTTATAAACGATCAGCGTATTATTTTGATTATGGGAATGTGAGATTCATAACTTTAAACTCAAATCGCAAAGATAACCGTGGAAACTATGTCGTTGACTCATATCAACGAGATTGGCTAGAAAGTGTTCTTGACAATAATGGAAAAATACATAATTTTGTGCAGTTTCATGTCCCTGCATACCCGATTGGTGCACATTATGGTAGGTCGCTTGATGCAAATGACAGAGAACGAGATGCATTATGGGACATAGTTGATAAATATAATGTAACTGCAGTTATGACAGGTCATGAACATAACTACAATCGAAGAAAAATCAATAGTTCTTTTAATGATAACGGCTATTCATTTGGCAATAGTATATATCAGCTCACGATAGGAGGAGCAGGGGCACCGTTATCATCAACGGTAAGGGATTCGAAAAATGTCGAAGTTGGTCCATTATCGAGCTATCATTATATGATTGTAGATGTGGCTGGCGAAATTGCTTCTTTTAAGCTTTATGATATCAATAGTAATTTATTAGATTCGTTTACTGTTGAACGTAATTCAGACTCTACATCTTCTACAACTACATCAGAATTTCAAAACGGGCTGTATCCAACTTCAACGTATGAAGGGGCGATAGATTCGTATCTATCAGAACAAAATCCCACAGAAAACTTCGGTTCAGTACAATCTCTATTAGTAGATGGAGATGATCCTTCTAACAGTAGTAAAAATAAATATGCATTGATAAAATGGGATATTTCAACTATTCCGAATAATAAAAACGTCGTTTCAGCTAATATTACCTTTAATATAACAGATGGTAGTTCAAGTTCTTATGAAATATATGGGCTAAAGCGTGATTGGTCAGAGTCTCAAGTAACCTGGGAGCAAAGCACAAATAATTCTAACTGGGATGTGCCAGGAGCAGGGGGGATGACTGACCGTGAATCTTCTATAATTGGAACGATAACGGCTAGTAATTCTGGAGCACATACAATTCATTTAAATGAATCAGGTATTTCAATTGTCCAATCTTGGATTGAAAACCCTTTAATGAATGCCGGAATAATTATTGCAAATTCGAATAACCGAAATGGAATTGATATTAGTTCAAGTGAAACATCAGATGAAGGTTTACGACCTAAACTTACAATCGATTATGAGTAA
- the rsgA gene encoding ribosome small subunit-dependent GTPase A, with the protein MELYSHGWNPYFEKQLKDLKQEGHQVARIVKKNKDHYLIAVNGQPITAKISGKFRYNAKLTKDFPVVGDWVMYEMKFDNDNHAFIHRVLTRENAYERKLPISGGRKINNGLIEGGRTEEQVIASNIDTAFIVMGLDGNFDIRKVERFLSLIYQSGIQPVIILNKIDLCTDIHQIKEQLNEIDNEVPVHYVSAEKDINMDVFFEYVKFGKTVILLGSSGVGKSTITNFLVGEEKQQKQAISSTSGKGKHTTTSVELIPLPACGMIVDTPGVREVQLWGDEDILEQSFKDVRELSTYCKYRNCQHRKEPGCAILTAIEKGSLSRKRVDSYEKQLLELQRLAIKRRNFEKKINNKRK; encoded by the coding sequence ATGGAGTTATATTCACATGGGTGGAATCCTTATTTTGAGAAGCAGCTTAAAGATTTGAAACAAGAAGGTCATCAAGTAGCGAGAATCGTAAAGAAAAATAAAGATCATTATTTAATTGCAGTTAACGGACAACCTATTACAGCAAAAATTTCTGGTAAGTTTAGATATAATGCTAAACTTACAAAAGATTTTCCTGTTGTTGGTGATTGGGTTATGTATGAAATGAAATTTGATAATGACAACCATGCTTTCATTCATCGAGTTTTAACAAGAGAGAATGCATACGAAAGAAAACTCCCCATCTCAGGAGGAAGAAAGATAAATAATGGTTTGATTGAAGGGGGAAGAACTGAAGAACAAGTTATTGCGTCAAATATAGATACTGCATTTATTGTGATGGGGCTAGACGGAAATTTTGACATTCGCAAAGTGGAACGGTTTTTATCGCTCATTTATCAGAGTGGAATACAACCAGTAATTATCTTAAATAAAATAGATTTGTGTACAGACATTCATCAAATTAAAGAACAATTAAATGAAATAGATAACGAAGTCCCAGTTCATTATGTTAGTGCTGAAAAAGATATTAATATGGATGTTTTTTTTGAATATGTTAAGTTCGGAAAAACAGTTATTTTACTTGGATCTTCAGGAGTTGGAAAGTCGACAATAACGAACTTCTTGGTGGGGGAAGAAAAGCAACAAAAACAAGCTATAAGTTCAACATCAGGCAAAGGAAAGCATACAACAACTAGTGTAGAGCTTATCCCTCTGCCGGCATGTGGGATGATTGTTGATACTCCTGGTGTTAGAGAAGTACAGCTTTGGGGAGATGAAGATATTCTTGAACAAAGTTTTAAGGATGTAAGGGAATTAAGTACCTATTGCAAGTATAGAAATTGTCAACATAGAAAAGAACCTGGATGTGCCATTCTAACAGCGATTGAGAAGGGAAGTTTAAGTCGAAAAAGAGTGGATAGTTACGAAAAGCAACTACTAGAGTTACAAAGACTAGCTATAAAGAGAAGAAACTTTGAGAAGAAAATAAATAACAAAAGAAAATGA
- a CDS encoding phosphotransferase, with amino-acid sequence MMKVKYLFINVDLAEMLVQYWKNDIGSIAAFRISSNAIYKFKYKGETRFLRFSPKTEKCRENTLAELEFINYLRSKRYDALEVVNAKNGEDLIEAQTPWGVYYASVFKRVAGVPINKTDFSNYVLFSYGKALGKLHQLACDYKPIRNRRRSYSDVLNWIDNTLSHFPNETAAKVETAMLKQYFKTIPLTKHNFGLVHYDFEYDNVFYDGPSESCQIIDFDDAMYHWYVMDIVQALDSLKECMSSDNYQVKKKRFLEGYLTEYEISEDMMSIIPACKRFANLYGYVRVLRSLDEQWNHEPQWLMKLRKNLCKSMKINSSYFGTEIKQVGSIGIADQSIRL; translated from the coding sequence ATGATGAAAGTTAAATATCTTTTTATTAATGTAGATTTGGCAGAGATGTTAGTGCAATACTGGAAAAATGATATAGGTTCAATAGCTGCTTTCAGAATATCCTCTAATGCTATTTACAAGTTTAAATACAAAGGTGAGACAAGGTTTTTAAGATTTTCACCAAAAACCGAAAAGTGTAGAGAGAACACTCTAGCAGAGCTTGAATTTATTAATTACTTACGTAGTAAGCGATACGATGCATTAGAGGTCGTAAATGCAAAAAATGGTGAGGATCTTATTGAGGCACAAACTCCTTGGGGTGTTTATTATGCTTCTGTATTTAAACGAGTTGCAGGTGTACCTATAAATAAAACTGATTTTAGTAATTATGTCTTATTTAGCTATGGTAAAGCATTAGGGAAGCTTCATCAGTTAGCTTGTGATTATAAGCCAATAAGGAACAGGCGCAGGTCGTATAGTGATGTGTTAAATTGGATAGATAATACGTTGAGTCATTTTCCAAACGAAACTGCAGCTAAGGTGGAAACAGCTATGCTTAAGCAATATTTTAAAACGATTCCTTTAACAAAACACAACTTTGGTTTAGTTCATTATGACTTTGAATACGATAATGTTTTCTACGATGGGCCTTCAGAATCTTGTCAAATCATCGATTTTGACGATGCTATGTATCACTGGTATGTGATGGATATAGTTCAAGCTCTTGATAGTTTAAAAGAATGTATGTCTAGTGACAACTATCAGGTGAAGAAGAAACGGTTTTTGGAAGGGTATCTTACTGAATATGAAATCTCAGAAGATATGATGTCAATCATTCCTGCATGTAAACGTTTTGCTAACTTATATGGGTATGTACGTGTCTTACGATCACTAGATGAACAGTGGAATCATGAACCACAGTGGCTAATGAAGCTGAGGAAAAATTTATGCAAATCTATGAAGATTAATTCATCATACTTTGGAACAGAAATAAAACAAGTGGGGAGCATTGGTATTGCAGATCAAAGTATCAGGCTATAA
- a CDS encoding GyrI-like domain-containing protein, with protein sequence MQNKDHMKPVLIEHEEIKLIGIPCISLKDMKSKYENAKESLFAISQHLPQVVNERIHYGIWPITELQDHPETHAYILCVEVKSYDGIPEWFTKIALPKQSCVVVANNDHDFNAAGEALYSFVEKNNLELSSNGREYRICEKYDYDVDGYVRYSLPIVS encoded by the coding sequence ATGCAAAACAAAGACCATATGAAGCCCGTACTTATTGAACATGAAGAAATAAAGCTTATAGGAATTCCGTGTATAAGCTTAAAGGACATGAAGAGTAAATATGAAAATGCAAAGGAAAGCTTGTTTGCTATATCTCAGCATTTGCCACAAGTTGTGAACGAGCGGATTCATTACGGAATTTGGCCAATAACAGAATTACAGGATCATCCTGAAACACATGCATATATTCTCTGTGTTGAAGTAAAATCTTATGATGGCATACCTGAGTGGTTTACGAAAATCGCTCTACCTAAGCAAAGCTGTGTTGTAGTAGCAAACAACGATCATGATTTTAATGCTGCGGGAGAAGCACTTTATTCTTTTGTAGAAAAAAATAACCTAGAGTTAAGCTCTAACGGTCGAGAGTATCGAATTTGTGAAAAATACGACTATGATGTAGATGGGTATGTACGATATTCGCTTCCAATTGTTTCATAA
- a CDS encoding SDR family oxidoreductase gives MEKQIAVITGTSTGLGLSLTEKLANEGWKVYATMRNLEKGQPIKELQQSGLEVELLQLDVQSQDSVDQAIQTVINQEGHIDLLVNNAGIGYIKTTEQSSEEEYINVFDINTFGAIRCTKAVLPYMREKKKGRIVAISSVGGLVGQPLNEIYCATKFALEGYYESLATYVTPYFGVEFMIVEPGGISSEFANSVLAGVSSGGGFPKDDFEQVVNDYMGSRTNRSDNIYQTPSEVANVILSQLSTNPLPLRVRTSDWSEKFCQYKTKEDPTGLLQTKDVVKQMLGK, from the coding sequence ATGGAAAAACAAATTGCAGTAATAACAGGAACCTCGACTGGTCTTGGCCTTTCATTAACAGAAAAGTTGGCAAATGAAGGCTGGAAGGTCTACGCAACAATGAGAAATTTAGAGAAGGGTCAACCTATTAAAGAATTACAACAATCAGGTTTAGAAGTTGAGTTATTGCAGTTAGATGTCCAGTCACAAGATTCAGTAGATCAAGCTATTCAAACTGTAATTAATCAAGAAGGACATATTGACTTATTAGTAAATAATGCAGGAATTGGATATATCAAAACGACTGAACAATCTTCTGAAGAGGAATATATCAATGTATTTGATATAAATACATTCGGTGCAATTCGTTGTACAAAAGCTGTACTTCCTTATATGCGTGAGAAGAAAAAAGGAAGAATTGTAGCAATTTCATCGGTTGGTGGTTTAGTTGGACAACCACTAAATGAAATATACTGTGCGACAAAGTTTGCTCTTGAAGGCTACTATGAGAGCCTTGCTACTTATGTAACTCCTTATTTTGGAGTCGAGTTCATGATTGTTGAGCCAGGTGGTATTTCATCTGAATTTGCTAACAGTGTTCTTGCTGGTGTCTCTAGTGGAGGTGGCTTCCCTAAGGATGATTTTGAACAAGTTGTTAATGACTATATGGGCTCAAGGACAAATCGATCAGATAATATTTATCAAACCCCATCAGAAGTTGCAAATGTGATCCTATCTCAACTAAGTACGAATCCGCTACCTTTAAGGGTAAGAACATCAGACTGGTCTGAAAAATTTTGCCAGTATAAAACAAAAGAAGATCCAACTGGCCTACTTCAAACAAAAGATGTTGTAAAACAAATGTTAGGAAAATAA
- a CDS encoding multicopper oxidase yields MNLLKFIDKLPLPRVLQPVRVKDGIKYYEVTMTEFHQSLHSSMPKTRVWGYEHTYPGPVIEVSKGERIRVKWINDLPSKHFLPIDKTVHGAGKDTPEVRTVVHLHGGITPADSDGYPDAWFTNGFKQVGPFFEQEVYEYENLQDATTLWYHDHAIGITRLNIYAGLAGYYLIRSKHEQSLNLPKDKYEIPLLLQDRTFNKDGSLYYPKKEADDPTNIYPSIVAKFMGENILVNGKVWPYLEVEPRKYRFRLINGSNARYYKIRLDSNQLFYQIGTDGGLLEKPVTIKSIILGPAERADVIIDFSSQKYNKIVLINDAKDEFPEDPEINRSNTRFIMQFRVTLPLLSNDTSTIPPKLTDINFYKEQEAIRTRHLELIAQDDQYGRRIRLLDYKTWDDPITEKPALNDIEIWSLSNPTTGGHPIHLHLVKFQILDKQLFDVEHYEKTKQIKYISERMPPAANDHGWKDVINVFHGETARIIAKFAPYTGRFVWHCHILEHEDYEMMRPFDVVIRKEQSRFKKLIYNKTWSHIFKNT; encoded by the coding sequence ATGAATCTGTTAAAATTTATCGATAAATTACCATTACCGAGAGTATTACAACCAGTTCGAGTGAAGGATGGGATAAAATATTATGAGGTAACAATGACAGAATTTCACCAGTCCCTCCATAGTTCAATGCCAAAAACACGTGTGTGGGGATATGAACACACTTACCCTGGACCAGTGATCGAAGTGTCAAAAGGTGAGAGAATTAGAGTAAAATGGATTAATGATTTACCATCTAAGCATTTTTTGCCTATCGATAAAACCGTACATGGCGCAGGAAAAGATACTCCAGAAGTTCGAACAGTTGTCCATCTACATGGAGGAATAACCCCTGCAGATAGCGATGGTTACCCAGATGCTTGGTTTACAAATGGATTTAAACAAGTGGGGCCTTTCTTTGAACAAGAAGTGTATGAATATGAAAATCTACAAGATGCCACAACGCTATGGTACCATGATCATGCTATCGGTATAACGAGACTCAATATATACGCGGGATTAGCCGGCTACTATCTGATCCGTAGTAAACATGAGCAGTCATTAAACCTGCCAAAAGATAAATATGAAATACCATTATTGCTCCAAGACCGTACATTTAATAAAGACGGATCTTTATATTATCCAAAAAAAGAAGCAGATGACCCTACAAATATTTACCCCTCAATTGTTGCAAAATTCATGGGGGAAAATATTCTTGTCAATGGAAAAGTATGGCCATATTTAGAAGTTGAACCACGAAAATATCGCTTCCGACTTATCAACGGCTCGAACGCCCGTTATTATAAAATAAGACTTGACTCTAATCAACTTTTTTATCAAATCGGTACCGATGGAGGGTTATTAGAAAAGCCTGTTACTATAAAAAGCATTATCCTCGGCCCTGCAGAAAGAGCTGATGTCATTATCGATTTCTCTTCACAAAAGTACAACAAAATTGTCTTAATAAATGATGCGAAAGATGAATTCCCAGAAGATCCCGAAATTAATCGGTCAAATACGAGGTTTATAATGCAATTTCGTGTAACCTTACCTTTATTAAGCAATGACACTAGTACCATTCCACCAAAATTAACAGACATCAATTTTTATAAAGAGCAAGAAGCAATTAGAACAAGACATTTAGAGCTTATCGCCCAAGACGACCAATATGGCCGCAGAATTCGGTTATTAGATTATAAAACTTGGGATGATCCAATCACAGAAAAACCAGCATTAAACGATATTGAGATTTGGAGCTTGAGTAACCCAACAACTGGGGGCCATCCGATTCACTTACACCTTGTGAAATTTCAAATACTAGATAAACAACTATTTGATGTTGAGCATTACGAGAAAACAAAACAAATTAAATATATTAGTGAAAGAATGCCCCCAGCAGCTAATGATCACGGGTGGAAGGACGTTATTAACGTTTTCCATGGTGAGACCGCTCGCATTATTGCTAAGTTTGCACCTTACACGGGTAGATTCGTTTGGCACTGTCACATTTTAGAGCATGAAGATTATGAAATGATGAGGCCATTTGATGTAGTTATTAGAAAAGAACAAAGCAGGTTCAAAAAGCTTATTTACAATAAGACATGGAGCCATATATTTAAAAATACTTAA
- a CDS encoding class I SAM-dependent methyltransferase — protein MPNKTAETFNLLANTYAENVDNDSPYNAFYERPAMMELLPKHLHHNNVLDAGCAAGSYSEALVKRGASVTGIDISPRMVEVAKQRLNNKASILCQDLEKCLPFEHDEFDVIVSSLTLHYIKDWEFTFSEFNRVLKPHGTLLFSVLPLLLC, from the coding sequence ATGCCCAATAAAACTGCTGAAACGTTCAATCTTTTAGCTAACACATACGCAGAGAATGTTGATAATGACAGTCCTTATAACGCTTTTTATGAGCGACCAGCAATGATGGAATTGTTGCCAAAACACTTACATCATAACAATGTTCTTGATGCTGGCTGTGCAGCTGGCTCGTATTCAGAGGCATTAGTTAAACGAGGAGCTAGTGTAACAGGAATAGATATAAGCCCTCGTATGGTTGAAGTAGCTAAGCAAAGGCTAAATAATAAAGCAAGTATATTGTGTCAAGATCTCGAAAAGTGCTTGCCATTTGAACATGATGAATTTGATGTTATTGTTTCTTCATTAACACTTCATTATATTAAAGACTGGGAATTCACATTTAGTGAGTTTAATAGAGTATTAAAGCCTCATGGAACTTTGTTATTTTCAGTTCTACCACTTCTTCTATGTTAA
- a CDS encoding acetyl-CoA acetyltransferase has protein sequence MYILGGYQTDFAKNWSRLDLAVFDMLKEVVEGALANADISPLEIDTAHIGNFAGELFNKQAQLGGLFAAIHPDFAGIPTSRHEAACASGSMAVLAASAEIEAGRYDLACIIGIEEMKNVPARKAAEYLGSACWLGKEAVNATYPWPYLFSEIAEEYDKRYGLSNVHLAELAKKNLYNAQSNPNAQTRNWKLDKENFLEDEQQNPVIEGRLRQIDCGRITDGAACIILASEAYAIEYAKRKDIRLSTIPKIKGWGHRTATMLLKDKMQESSDSPYVFPHVRRTILDALFRSNIKSIDELDVIETHDCFTISEYLAIDHFGLTAPGRSYEAIESGMIAKDGKLPINPSGGLIGAGHPVGATGVRMLLDAYKQVTNTAGDYQIEGSKNVATLNIGGSTTTSASFVVGV, from the coding sequence TTGTATATATTAGGAGGTTACCAAACAGATTTTGCGAAAAATTGGAGTCGGCTTGATTTAGCTGTATTTGACATGCTGAAGGAAGTAGTAGAAGGAGCATTGGCGAATGCAGATATTTCCCCCCTTGAAATCGATACTGCACATATAGGAAATTTTGCGGGGGAACTATTTAATAAACAAGCACAATTAGGAGGTTTATTTGCAGCTATCCATCCAGATTTTGCTGGAATCCCAACATCACGCCATGAAGCTGCTTGTGCTTCAGGTAGTATGGCGGTACTTGCAGCTTCTGCTGAAATTGAGGCAGGACGTTACGATTTAGCTTGTATTATTGGAATAGAAGAGATGAAAAATGTTCCAGCAAGGAAGGCAGCAGAATACTTAGGGTCTGCATGTTGGCTAGGCAAAGAGGCGGTAAATGCAACATATCCATGGCCATATCTTTTTAGTGAAATTGCTGAAGAATATGATAAAAGGTACGGGTTGTCTAATGTGCACTTAGCTGAACTTGCTAAGAAAAATTTGTATAATGCGCAAAGTAACCCAAATGCACAAACAAGAAACTGGAAACTAGATAAAGAGAATTTTCTAGAAGATGAACAACAAAACCCGGTAATTGAGGGAAGGCTACGGCAAATAGACTGCGGAAGAATTACCGATGGTGCAGCATGTATTATTCTAGCTTCAGAAGCTTATGCAATTGAATATGCAAAGCGTAAAGACATTAGATTATCAACAATACCTAAAATTAAAGGGTGGGGACATCGGACTGCTACTATGCTGTTAAAGGATAAAATGCAAGAAAGTAGCGATTCACCGTATGTATTTCCTCATGTAAGAAGAACAATTTTAGATGCTTTGTTTAGATCGAATATTAAGAGCATTGATGAACTAGATGTAATAGAAACACATGATTGTTTTACGATCTCAGAATATTTGGCTATCGATCATTTTGGTTTAACAGCTCCAGGGAGAAGTTATGAAGCAATTGAATCTGGCATGATAGCAAAAGATGGAAAGCTCCCAATTAATCCAAGTGGAGGGTTGATAGGGGCAGGTCATCCGGTTGGAGCAACAGGGGTTAGAATGCTTTTAGATGCTTATAAGCAGGTGACGAACACGGCAGGAGATTATCAGATAGAGGGCTCAAAAAATGTTGCTACGCTGAACATAGGTGGTAGCACAACTACAAGTGCAAGTTTCGTAGTAGGGGTGTAG
- a CDS encoding carotenoid oxygenase family protein — MKMKNDMIDFALETNVNPYLLGKYEPIHDEVFVENLEVIEGEVPKDINGIYVRNGPNPKYETRGRYHWFDGDGMLHSVQLRDGKVSYRNRWIKTAAFEREAAVGESIWFGRMESMVKNPKDMPLKDTSNTDVVFHNKQLMTLWYMSGKPYKVDPQTLETLGIEDFGGKYKNNISAHTKVDEQTGDLMFFDYGPLRSSLTYGVVSASGILIHCVDVDLPGPRLPHDMAITENYSILMDLPLFADSNAISKGRYKVEFHRDVPSRFGILPRFGSNENIRWFEAEPCYIYHTINSWEEGDEIVLLGCRVEEPMPEVTKNASPLARMLAYLQLNARLYYWRFNLTTGVVKEGLLDDINTEFPTVNLNFVGRKSRYTYNVHISNEQTLSFDGLVKYDTEKQNSETLMFGKGRYGNEAAFAPRQYSNSEDDGYLVTFVHDEVENQSELLIIDALNFANGAIARVKIPVNIPIGFHACWVPGEKID; from the coding sequence ATGAAGATGAAAAATGATATGATTGATTTCGCACTAGAAACAAATGTGAATCCGTATTTATTAGGAAAATATGAACCTATACATGATGAAGTTTTTGTTGAAAATTTAGAAGTCATTGAAGGGGAGGTTCCTAAAGATATAAATGGAATTTATGTGAGGAATGGTCCTAATCCTAAATATGAAACGAGAGGAAGATATCATTGGTTTGACGGTGATGGAATGCTTCACTCAGTTCAACTTCGTGATGGAAAGGTAAGCTATCGAAACAGATGGATTAAAACAGCTGCTTTTGAAAGAGAAGCTGCTGTAGGAGAATCGATATGGTTTGGGCGTATGGAATCTATGGTGAAAAACCCAAAGGATATGCCACTGAAGGACACATCAAATACCGATGTTGTTTTCCATAATAAACAACTGATGACCTTGTGGTATATGTCAGGTAAACCATACAAAGTTGATCCTCAAACGCTTGAAACGTTAGGGATTGAGGATTTTGGAGGAAAATATAAAAATAATATATCAGCGCATACGAAGGTAGATGAACAAACAGGTGACTTAATGTTTTTTGATTATGGACCATTAAGGTCATCGTTGACATATGGAGTTGTATCTGCTTCAGGGATTTTAATACATTGCGTAGATGTTGATTTACCTGGTCCACGCCTTCCTCATGATATGGCAATTACAGAAAATTACTCGATATTAATGGACTTACCGTTATTTGCGGACTCAAACGCAATTAGCAAAGGCCGATACAAAGTCGAATTTCATCGAGACGTTCCTAGTAGGTTTGGTATTCTTCCTCGTTTTGGGTCAAATGAAAATATTCGATGGTTCGAAGCCGAGCCTTGCTATATATATCACACGATCAATTCTTGGGAAGAGGGAGATGAAATTGTCTTACTCGGTTGCAGGGTTGAGGAACCAATGCCTGAAGTAACAAAAAATGCTAGTCCGCTTGCAAGAATGTTAGCCTATTTACAGTTAAATGCTAGGTTATACTATTGGCGTTTTAATTTAACGACGGGCGTGGTTAAAGAAGGATTACTTGATGATATTAATACGGAATTTCCTACTGTGAATTTAAACTTCGTAGGCAGAAAATCACGCTATACGTACAATGTTCATATTTCAAACGAACAAACGTTATCGTTTGATGGCCTTGTAAAATATGATACCGAAAAACAGAACTCTGAAACGCTCATGTTTGGGAAAGGACGATACGGAAATGAAGCAGCTTTTGCTCCACGGCAGTATTCAAATTCAGAGGATGACGGTTACTTAGTTACGTTTGTTCACGACGAAGTAGAAAATCAATCTGAGTTATTAATCATTGATGCCCTTAATTTTGCTAATGGGGCAATCGCAAGGGTGAAAATTCCAGTAAACATTCCGATAGGGTTTCATGCATGCTGGGTCCCGGGTGAAAAGATTGATTAA